In the Euphorbia lathyris chromosome 5, ddEupLath1.1, whole genome shotgun sequence genome, one interval contains:
- the LOC136231083 gene encoding F-box/kelch-repeat protein At1g23390 yields the protein MKNSQFGQKEAAIHGDVLESIFTHVPLIDLVPAVHVSTSWKRAVLTSLRHFNKLKPWLFLHSQSTRSPYSVSLHAFDPRSQIWIRIILHRPIQYISAIRSSHSNLVYMLSPSKFSFSFDPMYLTWYQINAPLRWRTDPIVAAVGRRIIVAGGTCDFEDDPLSVEIYDLETRCWETADSMPSVFKDSASSMWLSVTVNGNRMYVMEKTTGVAHWFDPETKSWFGPFNFRPDVNICSSSIGFANDRLILIGLIGDDEEVLRNLKLWEISGESLEFFTEIGDMPEKLVEKLRGEEFYMSSAVVNVMGNLLYVSSSSNPGNVFLCEIRDGACSWSSVENVVVNEKFRLTERMVFSCGNVGLGDLHKAMATDGREFVAVGKY from the coding sequence ATGAAAAACTCACAATTCGGACAAAAAGAAGCAGCTATCCATGGAGATGTATTGGAGTCCATATTTACTCACGTGCCACTCATCGACCTCGTGCCAGCTGTCCACGTCAGCACCTCATGGAAACGCGCCGTTTTAACCTCTCTCCGCCATTTCAACAAACTCAAACCATGGCTTTTCCTCCATTCCCAGTCAACTCGCTCCCCTTACTCAGTGAGTCTTCACGCTTTCGATCCTCGCTCCCAAATCTGGATTCGGATCATCCTCCACCGTCCGATCCAATACATCTCAGCCATCCGATCTTCCCATTCAAATCTTGTTTACATGTTATCCCCTTCCAAATTCTCCTTCTCTTTTGACCCTATGTATCTCACCTGGTACCAAATCAACGCCCCGCTCCGCTGGAGAACCGACCCGATTGTTGCTGCCGTCGGCCGCCGCATCATCGTCGCCGGAGGAACTTGCGATTTCGAGGATGATCCTTTATCCGTCGAAATATACGACCTCGAGACTCGCTGTTGGGAAACCGCCGACTCCATGCCTTCCGTCTTCAAAGACTCTGCCTCATCGATGTGGCTCTCCGTCACTGTTAACGGTAATAGAATGTACGTAATGGAGAAAACCACCGGCGTTGCTCACTGGTTCGATCCGGAGACCAAATCTTGGTTCGGACCTTTCAATTTTCGTCCTGATGTAAACATATGCAGCTCCTCCATCGGATTCGCTAACGATCGTTTGATTTTGATTGGATTGATTGGAGACGATGAGGAAGTGTTGAGGAACTTGAAATTGTGGGAGATAAGCGGCGAGTCACTGGAATTTTTCACAGAGATCGGTGATATGCCGGAGAAGCTAGTGGAGAAGCTGAGAGGTGAGGAATTTTACATGTCGTCGGCGGTGGTGAATGTAATGGGGAATTTGTTGTATGTAAGTAGTAGTTCCAATCCGGGAAATGTGTTCCTCTGTGAAATCCGCGACGGCGCGTGTAGTTGGAGCAGTGTTGAGAATGTGGTGGTGAATGAGAAATTCCGGTTGACGGAGAGGATGGTGTTTAGTTGTGGGAATGTTGGTTTAGGGGATCTGCATAAGGCCATGGCGACGGACGGTAGAGAGTTTGTTGCAGTAGGgaaatattga